One Tachysurus vachellii isolate PV-2020 chromosome 14, HZAU_Pvac_v1, whole genome shotgun sequence genomic window, CAAGACTTTATTCCAAAAAtacatgtcttttttatttatatattataatcgTATTAATTCTCTGTATTGTGTCCTTTGGGTTTCACATGAACAAATACAATTGGTCACGGTTGTGTAATGACCAGTGGCAGATGATGCAAAGTTGATGTATGAGCAAATCCATGACTGTATTCACTGAGTCTCGTCAACATGTCCTGCTTTTCTTTCCCCCATTTCCTGGCGTTCTCCTCCAGCTACGACAAAACACTGACTCAGCTCTCAGAAGATGTATTTCAACATTTGTGTTCTCTATAAATAAGCTACTAGAACTAGACACAAACCTGTTTACTCAAAGTACGGATGCAGGCCTCCGCTCTCTCTAGCTGATCCAACAGTCTTAGCTTCTCATTGTCTGGAAAATGCTGCTGGATTTAAATAGAAGAACATTGATTAACAAATAATGGTGTTGtctaatttaattatattagcAAATTGTACTTGGCATCTGTTGGACActgtaattataaaaatgttttattgagaattcaattattttaatttatggaTTTGACTAACTGCTTTGTGTGTGGAATGAGAATTATGACACTGTATTCATGTAATCTTTGTGTAACCTAATTTTAAAGGAGTATAATCAAAGGTTATGAACTGACCATACTGTTATATCAAAATCATTGGCATTAGCACTAACTATCTGAATGTACAATTTTCGAAGATATGAACAATGTTCAATGACTTCagcgtgtatgtctgtgtgttttatttattatcatttttggCAGTAGTAGTGTTTTATTATGGAGAATTTCTATACTACACTTGGTAATGATAAAGGAAAAGTTCTGGTATTGTCACACCCTAAAGTGTGTTGGAGTATCTGAGAGAgtgaaaactgtgtgtgtgtgttgtgagctgCACCTGTGCAGGTTGTTGTATGATAATAGGCTGTGGCTGTTGGCGAAGTCTTTCCAGTTCTGCTCTTAAGCGTGAGTTTTCTGTAGCCAGTATAGACTCaatctctctcattctgctCTCCTCTGAATCTACACATACAATCACATTAAAGGACTGCTTCGTCAGCTTTAGTTCTTCACTACTTTCCTAATGGAGCTGTACATCCAGGCCTTATCGTTAGGTATCATTACCTTATCATTACTCTGAGGAACTGGCTCTATAGTGGCAGATCAATCACAAATCATTAATTACTCCATTAGACATGGAATGAACTGCAGTGCCATCTCTGtgctcatttaaaatgtaactgCAGCTACTATCATGGTGAATTAAAAAGACCACGTGACATGGAATGGATATTCACTCTATATAGACACACCTTTTTCTTTCAAAaccttcttcttcctccctgcattttctttatttctctctctcagctttgtTGACAGCACCTTCTCCATTCTTTCAATAACCTCATTAAGAAATGATGAGGAAATTACGTATTAGTGATACATTAAACACATCCCCCAAAAAATCTCTAAGCCAAATCTCCAAATATAATTCAGCAGAGGATGTAggattttataaatgtataatgtgaATATTAGTGCAGTTTATCTTAGAAACAAGAAGTGCAGTACCTTCTCCTGTTGGCGAATTGTTGCCTCCAGAATTGAGAGCTTCTTGATCTGTCCTTGGTAGCGCTGCAGCACAGCCTGTTGTTGTTGGTGCACTCGCTGAAGTCGCACCAGTTCTTTCTCACTATCATTCTTCTACAGAGAACAACAGCAAAATCTTTTTAGCAACAGCAGTTAATGGAATGTAAAGAAAGTTTAGATGTGCTTTAGTCAATTCAACAGAAACACAACCCATACGACTGTCTTGAATCAATGGCCTTGAGCAGAGATTATTGATGTATTATTCAAAGCACCATTTCCATCATTTCACTAAGTATAACAAAGGCATGGCAGGCAGTCAATGGATAATGTATTTGAGATTGCATGAAGCCATCCATGTAAATGGCCATAGCTTACTGGCTCTTTGTAAAAGCATGTCAGCATGTCAGACTGaaaggcgagagagagagagagagagagagagagagagagagagagagagagagagagagagagaaagagagagagagagagagagagggagagagagagctatgACTCACCCTGATGAGCTCATTCTGTAGCTGCTGGATCTTTTCCCTCTGATCTGCTGCCTTACTGCTCTCACTAGCCAGCTTGCACTTTAGAGAAACTGAAAAACAGTGCTGATCAGTGAGAGAAGGACAAAGCAGCAATGAATTTAAGTTCTTATCGATTTCCTGTTTGCACAGATCACTGTTATAaatttttcctgtttcctgtaaatTTTTCCTgtacaaaataatgtaaatttgttccaaatgtaaaaaaaaaaaaaaaaaaaaatattcagtaaacatgaatattgtgtgtttagaaatgtttaatagcAAAAGAGCCAAAACATTTGCCATTAAACAGGTCAAGACCATCCAACATTGAAAGACACTGCTGATTTCTCTATTTGCGTCAGGACTAGACCCTGACTGGCTTTGATGGCCTTAAAAACTCTATGAAGCCTTGTgaatacctgtgtgtgtgttggcgtgTGTCCTTCATGAGATAAGGCCCTGACTGCTTATCAGACTCTAAGCGCTAAATGAGCAGTCTTATCAAACTACGGCACAATCCACAGAGGGAAAAGAAGCACCTTCAACTTTACTCTGAAATATGATAGCAGCTGACAGCACAGCTTCCTACTGTGGGAAAAACTTTGAGTAAAATATTGTGTGTtgcagcatatactgtatacacataatataaatgttatttttagaaGAAACAGTGGTAAACAGTTACTCAGCACACAAAATGCACACATCTGGCAAACTCCTTTGAGGCATCCAGTCATGGACAAGCAGACTAAAGAACTTCAGTCACTTCACACACTTTGTCCATTGTTAACTGGTCATTTGAATCCTTTAGTGCAATACTTTGTTTTGTGCAAGGAAATTATTTCCCCTTCCCTCTTTTTCAAACTTACGTTCATTGTATCATGCATATTTTACTTACACATTATAATGCAATCTTTTGTTTAAGCTatagttatgtgtgtgtgtgcatgttgtttATTCGGTTACACCTAATACTTGAGCCTCACTGCAAGCATTTCAATATACATATATCTTGATACTGTGCAAAAATAACCAGTGTCGGAATAAATATATGTAGAAacactgaaagagaaaaaaaaaagtaaatcctGTTAGTCTATTGacttataaaagaaaatattctaCTTATTCTGTCTACAATCTCAGCTTTGGTCATGACGTCAATGTCAGTGTCATCCAACAGTGTGCGTCCTAGTTCCTGGTTCATAGAGAGCTCGCTGCGAAGTTGACTGTTCTGTTCCTCCAGACTGGCCACCTGAGAGCGCAGAGAGAGGATGTCCTCAGCCATCTTACACATTGCAGAACGATAGTTCTCCAGCTCCTGATAATGAAAGAGAAATAAGTTTGTCTGGTTGATTTAGAAGCTACTCCAGAAACATGGTTTGTTATATCACAGGGTGACTGAACCAGGTGCATTACTCATGGGCACAGTGGCAGTAGGTATAGCAGTAGGTATCCCAGGATGCATAGGATTCATTTTACCATGAAGGCTCatatttaaatcctattttagTACTAAGAATTAAAGAGttaaaacaagttttttttttatacattacgCTGGTAAATACGTCTATAAATGTTTTTGACTTGCTGAATTATTCATCCTAGAAGGTTTGAACATCAAAGCAGCAAATCTGACATACAGTTCAGCCATAAGCCCTCATGCTGAAAATTACTTTATGAACAGTTACAAACCCAATTCACTAGGTGTCCTCACAGACTTTATGTCTCATATACAAACAGAGTATTTAGAGTGGAACATGTTTTATACTAGCAAAACAGGATTAACAGTAGTCGCTCTTTACGCTGTGTTTATCTGGGCTGGCTTCATGTCTGCTCAATTAACATTCATGTATTATCACTATAATCATGTTAAAGCAAAACTATCAAAGAGAAGCTAATGTCTTACTGTAATCCAGTTTACAGTAAGTGAACGTTTGTTTGAGGTTTTGTTGATGAAATGAAACCAAAGGTGCACCATGTAGTTCTAAATCCTTTTTATATCAAACAGCATGTGATGCTCAATATGATATGTCAACATAGTGAATACACCAACTCTAAACAAAGCATAGAATTTGCCATCAAAAGGGACTGGAAgggaaatgaatttaaatacatttccaaaatttataaaattatttaaatacatgtaTGCTTGACTGCTCTCTAAGAAGTAAATCTGTTTGATTATTCTGGGCTAAAAAGAATGCAAACGTTCACAGGATGTAAGAACATGAGACCCAGATGTAATTTCATGTAATTCAGAGAAATTCAAATGGACTCCAAATAACATTTGGTTTAAAACACTGTATTTGTTATAGCTTTCCAAAAAACTAAGTTTGGAATTTGGGactgtgttggtgtttaaacataatattgaaaaatattaGTTTCAAATTCAGGAAACCACTTATCAGTTTTACTTATCAGTCCACCATTATCAAGGATATTATGCCTTATAATGTAtgcctgtaaaataaattaataaataaaataaaataaaataatatgaaataaaaaacaaaaaactcagaCATTTGGTCTAAATTGTGTCTGAAAATCCTTGTTACCACTGGTTTATTATAACACACTGAACAATGGCAGCAGAGCCTGTACATTACACCAAATTAAATATAGCATGAATTGAATCATTTTGTTGTCAGACTTGTCATTTTCTTACTGTGGATCTCTGAATCATAGATCTTAGCCCTGTCATTCATTCAGACCCCATATTTATGGTAAAGGGGGATACGGAGAGGATGATAGTGATAGAGACCAGGAATGGGAGGAGAGAACACATGTTATTAGGGGATTCCAATCTGGGCCAGTGTGAAGGCAGCTCCCTTGGGTCTCCTGGATGAAATCGAGCGCCTAATTGGAAGGGCACACAAGCAAGGTGAGAATCATGACTGATGATGAGATGGGAGACTAGGGACTCACTGAGAGAGGTGGAGGGGTGGTGTCTAATGAGAAGCTTGTGCAAAGAAATACTATTTTGGTGAAATAAGAGTAAGAAGGATAACGAAGGAGAAAAAGAGTAGGGGGATCGAGGAAAATTGTGAACACATCCTGAGCAAgttcagagagaaaaacaccagGAGCCCACACAACACTTACTGTAGCTCCAGGACAAATGCATggagtgctctctctctctctctctctctctctctctctctctctctctctctcggttttGCTCTCACTGCAGGTTTCTCCCCATTTAATTTGTACCTCTGGTGTCTGGTGGTTTAAACATCCTCACAGCCTGTGGCCACTTCTTTTGTTTCCCCAAAAcacaagaataataataaacccatGGCCTTATATAAATCGTCTAAATTCAGTCAATATTCGTATCCATGGTGCTGCATAAtggaatgtgtttaaatgttaatctaTTCGAGTAGCGGTGGCTGTATGTCCCTGGTgatagagaagaaagaaaggcatacatttcttttacaaaagaaaaaatctccttATAGAACATACTGGAGGTTTGAAGAAATGCTGATTTCTTTTTAGAGCTACTGTATTACAAATCCTAGGACCAGAATTTGTCAGATAGAAGTCAATGTCCTCAGCTGATTGGAGCTTTTAAGATTGAACTATAGGATCTGTATTGGGGTATTAAATCACTCAATGGGTGCAATGCATTAAACTCACTTTTGTCTGGTGTTCAGTAATTTCTGCAACATGTGGATCGTCATCCTGAACATTAATCACAGGAagtctgaaatattaaaaaaaaaaaagttcacagatttcatttaaaacacaaatttgcaaaaaaaaaaaaataaaaaaataaaaaaaaagcatagttTCAGGACAAAATGACAAGATAATTGAATGTGGCTAAGGTCAGTATTCAGGCTGTTCACCTCTCATGTGGAGAATTGATTTCAAATGTTTGGTTGAGCTCTAAGGACCTCTTAGCCTTCTTCTGTTCTTTTGGTCCTCCCTTACTTGGCTGAGGAGCTTTGGGTGTTTTGAAGATGTGCTGATATTCTGAGAGGATCTGGGCAAGGGCATCGTAGGCTGGCAAATCATATCCAACCGTCTGAAGCTGGACAGAATCACAGACAGCAAGCAGACACTCAAACATCACCACTTATTAGAGAGATATAAATGAcatgcaaatgtaaatacattgtATAGAAAATCTGTCATTTACTATTTGTCTAGAAAGAAAACTGCAAAACAGCATGCGTTCATAGAGTAGGACCATACAAATATAACCTCTTCTGTACCGTATTCTTAACTTACACTAATTGAGCTAACCATTTTACATCTTGAAAAGTATTTTTTCACAGCTTTTCACATACATACAGCTTTTTTGAAGGGCttgtaaaacattttcagtgactacacaaacacagaccatGTTTATATCAAATCCAGTTATATATTTACTTCTCTTTTAGGAACTTTCAAACCTTTCACCAAATTCAGTCTTAGTTGTGAGGAAGAACATCCACTTgtgttttatgatgttatatGGCAACACAGAAAGTAGAGAGTTCCCTGTAACTAAAAATAGCCCAGcactcacaaataaacacaaatgtttttgcTTACTCCATGTAGAAATTAACTCCTGTTCTAGGAACaacttaaacaaataaaagaaaatattttagacAGAGTTCTACCGTCATATTGAACACACTCTTTACTGACTGCATACCTGTGTAGTGGAAGGAAGGACCTGTGGATCCTTAGAGCTTgccattattttgttattttatatatgagTTGTAAgattgagaaagagaaagagcacCAGATATAGTGAAAGAACAGCAACAGAAACTAGGCTGTTTCTACAACAAATGTCTTGCTTAGCAACTCCCATAACTACAGTGACTTCCAGTTCCCATCATTGTTCAGATATCATTTCAATGAAGTACTTATCAGCAGTTATTTGCTGTAAAGTACTAATTTTTCTCCAGTAAAGAAACATAACAAATTGGTTTTTAGATGGAGGTTAAATCATTAAAGACCAGTAAAAGGTCCTGCCCTGCCTTCATCATCTGCTAATGAATTGACCGTTTGTGctgaagaaacagaagaagattGATGAGCGAGTTTTGTGATCATGCTGTGAAGGCCTTGTTCCTTATTCTGACTCTGGCTTTCAGCACAGCAAGACAAATGTTAGCTCCTGAATACAAGATGTTCCTCTCCCCAGGAGATAAATCAATAATCCATTAATTCTCCTGTCTGTATATATAGATTTTACATTGTATTTCTGTCATTTGATTTCTGATCATTTAGACTGAAAACCATAAATATTCTTCTTGTTAAAATAACAGTTCCTGGAATGCTGATCACTTTGTCTCTCATTTCTTTGCCTTGTTTTAGTCATAAACATGCTCAGAGCAATGTTAAGTTTCTTCAAGTGAATGGCAGCCACCAATCAGATTAATGTGCGTGGAACCACATGACCACATCTCCCCATGGGCTGGTATGTTGCATAGCGACAGTGAAGTAAGGGACCCTATAGTCCTTCACATGCAATGAGAGCACAGCCAATAGCGACCTCTGAGATGTCTAGTTACAGATGGCACATTTTCATGGATGAAAATACTTAACAACCCACTCTGTCACAGATATACTCACTCAGAAGTGCAAAGAAGAGCTTGAGACAAAGCCACATGCACAACTCTGGATCCCTGCTCAATGTATTAGACTTTTTGCCTAGCAAAGTATtcctttaaatgaaaaaatgataattagttaatttatatattttattatttatatagagaGATTTAATCTCTGATTAATATTCAGTTCTCTCCTCTCTGCCAAGTGCAtctgagaaataaagagagaagaaaaggagaaagaaactaAGAGAGATATGAGTACATCAGCAAGCAAGACAAGAAATAGTTACCCGTGATCCATTAAACAACAAAGTAAGCTTAACATCCAAGAAAACGCTGTGTTCATGTCACTTTTAGAGGTGCAATTAcaaattaagagagagagagagagagagagagagagagagagagagagagagagagagagatagcataTGAATGCTATGACACCAGGTGGCAAGCTGATTGCAGGGCTCTGTGAGGTCTATGCTCGGAGGCTTGCCTCTGTCATTACTGCATCAGTATTCAGGACACAGCCTGCTAAATGCAGCAAATGGGCCTTCAGAAGACTGACAGGCTTGAGTCTGTCGCCGCCACACAGAGCTCAATTAGCCTGTCAGAACAGGGCTATGTCCCCAGAGGCTCCCTTGCTGAAGTTCCTGGACTCTGTCTGAACCTTCTCCTCCCTTCTCCTGAAGTCATTCTTTTTACCTTTTCCAGtgctcatgtttatttttactgtttctcCTTG contains:
- the ccdc33 gene encoding coiled-coil domain-containing protein 33; this encodes MASSKDPQVLPSTTQLQTVGYDLPAYDALAQILSEYQHIFKTPKAPQPSKGGPKEQKKAKRSLELNQTFEINSPHERLPVINVQDDDPHVAEITEHQTKELENYRSAMCKMAEDILSLRSQVASLEEQNSQLRSELSMNQELGRTLLDDTDIDVMTKAEIVDRIISLKCKLASESSKAADQREKIQQLQNELIRKNDSEKELVRLQRVHQQQQAVLQRYQGQIKKLSILEATIRQQEKVIERMEKVLSTKLRERNKENAGRKKKVLKEKDSEESRMREIESILATENSRLRAELERLRQQPQPIIIQQPAQQHFPDNEKLRLLDQLERAEACIRTLSKQLEENARKWGKEKQDMLTRLSEYSHGFAHTSTLHHLPLVITQP